The Silene latifolia isolate original U9 population chromosome Y, ASM4854445v1, whole genome shotgun sequence sequence GAATTCGGAGTCGATTGATGAGTCTGATGATAACTCTGAAAATATATGGGGAGATCTTTTTGGAGAAAATGAGGAAGAACAGAACTCGTCTATAAATGTTGATGAAGACATTATAGATGATGATGAAGACCTTAATGAAAATGATTTGGAGTACATAAGTATTGTATTAGATAAGTTAAAAGATACTGAGATGCCGTTGTATAAGAGTTGCAAGAAATACACAAAATTGGCGTCAATTGTTAAGCTATATAATTTGAAAGCAAAAAATGGGTGGAGCGACAAGAGTTTTAATGACCTCCTAGAATTGGTGAAAGACATGCTTCCCGAAGATAATGTGCTTCCCAATCGCAcctatgaggcaaagaagatacTTCGAGGAATTGGTATGAAATATGAAAAGATTCATGCATGTCCTAACGATTGTATATTATATCGCAAAGAATATGAGACATGCACGCACTGTCCAGTTTGTAAAGAGTGGCGGTATAAAAAGAAGGAGGGGATCCCAGCAAAAGTTTTGTGGTACTTTCCAAGAATTCCAAGGTTGATACGCCTTTTTGCGAACAAGGAAGATGCAAAGCTATTGACATGGCATAAAACTACCAAAGCTAATGATGGGAAGTTGAGACACCCGGCTGATGGGTTAGAGTGGAAGTACATTGATTCTAAGTACCCGGAGTTTGGCAAAGAACCGAGAAATCTCCGTCTTGCATTATCAACCGACGGGATGAATCCTTATAGAAATTTGAGTAGTCagcatagtacttggccagtactTTTAGCTATTTACAACTTACCTCCATTTTTATGCATGAAACGCAAATACTTGATGTTGTCCTTGTTGATTTCTGGGCCTAAAGAACCTGGTAACGATATAGATGTTTATTTGGCTCCTCTTCTTGATGATTTGAAATTATTATGGGATAAAGGGATAGAAGTTTTTGACGCCTATCAGAATAGCGTATTCAATTTAAAAGCAATGTTATTGTGCACTATATCTGACTTTCCTGCATATGGCAATCTCTGCGGGCATACGGTACATGGGAAGGAGGCGTGCCCTTTGTGTGGTGAAGATGTAGATTCTTGCTATTTGACATTTTCTCGGAAGCAGGCCTACTTAGGATATCGTAGGTATTTAGAAGAGGATCATTCTTATCGTAGGCAACAAAAAGCGTTCAATGGAAAACCCGAATATCGTCCACCTCCTAAGATATTAACGGGGAATGAAGTATATGAAAAGGTAAAAGATATTCAGATTACATATGGGAAGAAAGGTTCCAAGTTGGCGTCTCGTGGTTATAAGAAGATGAGTCCTCTTTTTGAACAACTTCCTTATTGGCGTGACCTCTCTATAAGACACTGCTTAGATGTTATGCATATTGAGAAGAATGTATGTGATAATATCATCAACACTCTTCTCAATGTTCCAAATAAGTCAAAAGACAACAAGGCGGCTAGGAAAGATATGATGGATATGAAA is a genomic window containing:
- the LOC141630463 gene encoding uncharacterized protein LOC141630463 yields the protein MEKETCFNLIEKDSNSLEDPDLGMNSESIDESDDNSENIWGDLFGENEEEQNSSINVDEDIIDDDEDLNENDLEYISIVLDKLKDTEMPLYKSCKKYTKLASIVKLYNLKAKNGWSDKSFNDLLELVKDMLPEDNVLPNRTYEAKKILRGIGMKYEKIHACPNDCILYRKEYETCTHCPVCKEWRYKKKEGIPAKVLWYFPRIPRLIRLFANKEDAKLLTWHKTTKANDGKLRHPADGLEWKYIDSKYPEFGKEPRNLRLALSTDGMNPYRNLSSQHSTWPVLLAIYNLPPFLCMKRKYLMLSLLISGPKEPGNDIDVYLAPLLDDLKLLWDKGIEVFDAYQNSVFNLKAMLLCTISDFPAYGNLCGHTVHGKEACPLCGEDVDSCYLTFSRKQAYLGYRRYLEEDHSYRRQQKAFNGKPEYRPPPKILTGNEVYEKVKDIQITYGKKGSKLASRGYKKMSPLFEQLPYWRDLSIRHCLDVMHIEKNVCDNIINTLLNVPNKSKDNKAARKDMMDMKIRPELAPQEKGTRSYLPPAAHTFSKKEKMEFCQCLHGVKVPERYSSNISNLVSMRDLKLTGLKSHDCHALMQQLLPVAIRSILPKKVRFAISRFCFFFNAICNKVIDPSELDSLQKLIVSSLCQFEMYFPPSFFTIMVHLTVHLVREIRYLGPVYLRYQYPFERLMKVYKSYTSNRYRSEGCIAERAIIDEALSFCYTHLSDAELLGVPKSRHSEWMTGKGLRGHVCQDMTTEKWHIAHTYVLHNEDEVQPYIEEHMVFLRNNHRNKTEKWIANEHNKTFRVWFKGRIIQDLQEYTEAISSRLKRLLLGQIFPLLLILVMPLMVVCFTLVSKMT